A stretch of Fusarium fujikuroi IMI 58289 draft genome, chromosome FFUJ_chr10 DNA encodes these proteins:
- a CDS encoding related to Protein urg3, whose amino-acid sequence MDSDLKYLLSLQAVRDQASKVFESAKQGNLKHFDYDESRMGAVADYVSKVIDRDFGPDKYDTIPPHGRWQHFEVGDVARVDALVKRWSSEDAVDQTEITRRLVDLFFVSVLLDAGAGDVWRFKEPETGQVVVRSEGIAVASLHMFAAGSFSSDSSLKEKVDAKGLIELQDSSFEQHFQVYPENPMVGVSSRVKLLQAVGSNLLKHPAVFGELGRPGNLVDYLTSKASGSKTLDYEQLWFCLQDLLIPSWPGNRTVFNGQPIGDAWPLQLLSEIADSNGDKDPKSKIQPFHKLTQWLAYSLSVIFERQLGFTWKNMHLGTGLPEYRNGGLFVDLGVLKLKPDDLKAGKESSGQELPQFEASDDVIVEWRALTVALLDELHKMLKEKYEPRGVSLSLLQMLEAGSWKSGRLLAAELRPETKCSPILVISDGTLY is encoded by the exons ATGGATAGCGACCTCAAGTACCTTCTCTCCCTCCAAGCCGTCCGAGACCAAGCGTCCAAGGTCTTTGAATCAGCAAAGCAAGGGAATCTGAAGCACTTCGACTATGACGAAAGCCGGATGGGAGCGGTCGCTGACTATGTATCCAAAGTTATTGAT CGTGACTTTGGACCTGACAAGTACGACACTATCCCCCCTCATGGTCGCTGGCAGCATTTCGAGGTTGGAGACGTCGCACGCGTCGATGCCCTCGTGAAGCGATGGTCAAGCGAAGATGCGGTCGATCAGACCGAAATCACTCGACGGTTGGTCGATTTGTTCTTTGTGTCGGTTCTTCTTGACGCTGGGGCGGGTGATGTCTGGCGGTTCAAAGAGCCTGAGACTGGTCAGGTTGTCGTTAGAAGTGAGGGCATCGCTGTGGCGTCGCTTCACATGTTTGCAGCTGGATCTTTCAGTTCTGACAGCtctctcaaggagaaggtcgATG CGAAGGGCTTGATTGAACTGCAAGACAGCAGCTTCGAACAGCATTTCCAGGTATATCCTGAGAATCCTATGGTTGGAGTATCGTCGCGGGTGAAGCTACTTCAGGCTGTTGGTTCCAATTTGTTGAAGCACCCTGCAGTTTTCGGAGAGCTCGGCCGCCCAGGAAACTTAGTCG ACTACCTCACATCCAAGGCCTCCGGATCCAAGACTCTTGACTACGAACAGCTTTGGTTCTGTCTTCAGGACCTCCTCATCCCTTCGTGGCCCGGAAACCGCACCGTTTTCAATGGCCAACCCATTGGAGACGCATGGCCTCTCCAACTTCTATCCGAAATCGCCGACAGCAATGGCGATAAGGACCCCAAGAGCAAGATCCAGCCCTTTCACAAGCTCACTCAATGGTTGGCCTACTCGCTCTCCGTCATCTTCGAAAGACAGCTAGGCTTCACCTGGAAGAACATGCATCTGGGCACCGGACTGCCTGAATACCGAAACGGCGGATTATTCGTCGATCTCGGggtcttgaagctgaagcctgATGACTTGAAAGCTGGAAAGGAAAGCTCGGGACAAGAGCTTCCGCAGTTTGAAGCCTCTGATGATGTTATCGTTGAGTGGCGTGCTCTGACTGTCGCACTGCTGGATGAACTCCACAAGAtgctcaaggagaagtacGAACCTCGTGGAGTCAGTCTGAGTCTTCTTCAGATGTTGGAAGCGGGAAGTTGGAAGTCTGGACGGCTTTTGGCTGCCGAGCTGCGACCTGAGACTAAGTGTAGTCCCATTCTGGTCATTAGTGATGGTACGCTGTACTAG
- a CDS encoding related to alpha-L-rhamnosidase C — protein sequence MLLQAAASLLLVAGSALAGPVARADKNEVIYGSKGTVSLSSDGKKPHIMILDYGENVEGHPTFEVVSASGDTSAFELTYAESKYAFSNYQSDGPLPLAAAMDTYRVNRYNISKRETFNHRLVQGAFRYQKLNLSSHGELRLRKVGVKPTVHTTSLTKLPGGFECSDEDFNRIWLTGARTAQLTEIPKKTIPDFWQVSKEGSLVESSAPQALGSAAAAQLTAYQLDFQVKPVTGEFTFSVLSDTLNEAIIVTGDVKTGKVTATGASKSGSIPSSADAKVGEWMSVHAKVNMTEISVVVNNKTVLDFTQTDKFYGSFGLGAPLGHSAYFRNLKAATLDGTEIYSNNLTDPSFLKDFFMGTNPADTIVDGSRRDRIAYTGDLDVALSSTYASTYGKSFVEGSLDLLGSYQATPGFFIPTAKIEQEPLKGILDVNITGLIGYSFNFLNALAKNYEVLGDKEFAKEWAPRTTAMLDWAHSQLKNGLFTLDDPAFTGDWNYYDPPQTGASSKFNALYAYSLQQTQPLLKDAGVNTTVYQTRLDKLRKAIHSNLWNDTLQAYALSNEITTGFAQDANALAILAGIPQSHNISATSLLSTMNKELQLKAGPLAFSNATAKSGFAQKISPYSSAYHLRAAFESDDDVIVKRLLKSLWAPMANPAHANYTNCFWETLDPDGTPGLGIITSLCHGWASGPTAELSRHVLGVQAVEPGYKKWDVKPLTLGLEWAKGRVPTEHGNVEVDWKFKSGLLQMTVRGPKNGNTNGTVYLPRPLPTPLEKSVIKVNGKVVKGEKFTVPCGQKVNIKQTRA from the exons ATGCTTCTCCAAGCTGCGGCATCGCTACTGCTCGTAGCAGGTTCAGCCCTGGCTGGGCCAGTTGCAAGAGCGGACAAGAATGAAGTTATCTACGGTTCTAAAGGAACGGTATCTCTTTCATCTGACGGAAAGAAACCTCATATCATGATCCTCGATTATGGCGAGAATGTCGAGGGTCATCCTACCTTTGAGGTTGTCTCTGCCTCTGGTGATACCTCGGCTTTTGAACTCACCTATGCAGAGTCCAAGTACGCATTTAGCAACTACCAG AGTGATgggcctcttcctctggctGCTGCCATGGATACCTACCGCGTGAACCGATACAACATCTCCAAGCGTGAGACCTTCAACCACCGTCTTGTCCAGGGAGCTTTCCGCTACCAGAAGCTGAACCTCTCTTCGCATGGAGAGCTGCGTCTCAGAAAGGTCGGCGTGAAACCAACCGTTCACACCACATCCCTCACCAAGCTCCCCGGAGGTTTTGAGTGCTCTGATGAGGACTTTAATCGTATTTGGCTCACGGGCGCCAGAACCGCTCAGCTTACTGAGATCCCCAAGAAAACTATTCCCGACTTCTGGCAGGTTTCCAAGGAGGGATCTCTGGTTGAGAGCTCTGCGCCTCAAGCGCTGGGTAGTGCTGCCGCCGCTCAGTTGACTGCCTACCAGCTAGACTTCCAGGTCAAGCCTGTCACTGGTGAATTCACCTTCTCCGTCCTGTCAGACACTCTAAATGAAGCAATTATCGTTACTGGCGAcgtcaagactggcaaggtCACTGCTACGGGTGCTTCAAAGTCCGGATCGATCCCGTCTTCTGCTGATGCCAAGGTCGGAGAATGGATGTCTGTGCATGCCAAGGTGAACATGACCGAGATTTCTGTTGtcgtcaacaacaagacTGTTCTCGATTTCACCCAGACAGACAAGTTCTATGGATCCTTCGGCCTCGGCGCTCCTCTCGGTCACTCCGCTTACTTCCGCAATCTCAAGGCTGCGACTCTCGACGGCACTGAGATCTACTCTAACAATTTGACCGATCCTAGCTTCTTGAAGGACTTTTTCATGGGAACGAACCCCGCCGATACTATTGTTGATGGTTCCAGACGCGATAGAATTGCATACACTGGCGATCTCGACGTTGCACTAAGCTCGACCTATGCCAGCACCTACGGCAAGTCTTTCGTTGAGGGCTCGCTCGACCTTCTCGGCTCCTACCAGGCGACACCCGGATTCTTCATCCCGACCGCCAAGATCGAGCAAGAACCTCTCAAGGGAATTCTCGACGTCAACATCACTGGTCTTATCGGCTACTCATTCAACTTTCTCAACGCGCTTGCTAAGAACTACGAGGTCCTGGGTGATAAAGAGTTTGCTAAGGAGTGGGCTCCTCGCACTACGGCTATGCTGGACTGGGCTCACTCCCAGTTGAAGAATGGTCTTTTCACACTCGACGACCCTGCTTTCACTGGAGACTGGAACTACTACGATCCTCCCCAGACCGGCGCGAGCTCCAAGTTCAACGCGCTCTACGCCTACAGCTTGCAGCAGACTCAGCCTCTACTCAAGGATGCTGGTGTCAACACGACTGTCTACCAGACTCGCCTCGATAAGCTGCGAAAGGCTATTCACTCCAACCTCTGGAACGATACCCTTCAAGCTTATGCTCTGTCCAATGAGATTACCACTGGTTTCGCTCAAGACGCCAACGCTCTCGCCATCCTCGCTGGTATTCCCCAGAGCCACAACATCTCCGCCACCTCTCTGCTCTCTACCATGAACAAGGAACTTCAGCTCAAGGCTGGTCCTCTGGCCTTCAGCAACGCTACCGCCAAATCTGGTTTCGCTCAGAAGATCAGCCCCTACTCTTCCGCCTACCATCTCCGCGCTGCCTTCGAGTCCGACGATGACGTGATTGTCAAGCGACTGTTGAAGAGTCTTTGGGCTCCCATGGCAAACCCTGCCCACGCCAACTACACCAACTGCTTCTGGGAGACTCTTGACCCCGATGGTACACCTGGTCTGGGAATAATCACTTCTCTCTGTCACGGCTGGGCTTCTGGACCTACTGCTGAGCTGAGTCGACATGTTCTCGGTGTTCAGGCTGTCGAACCTGGTTACAAGAAGTGGGATGTTAAGCCTCTTACTTTGGGTCTGGAGTGGGCTAAGGGTAGGGTTCCTACTGAGCATGGAAACGTTGAGGTCGATTGGAAGTTCAAGTCTGGTCTTCTACAGATGACTGTTCGTGGACCGAAGAATGGTAACACCAACGGAACTGTCTACCTTCCTCGGCCTCTGCCCACTCCTCTTGAGAAGAGTGTTATCAAGGTGAACGGAAAGGTTGTCAAGGGGGAGAAGTTCACTGTGCCTTGTGGACAGAAGGTCAATATCAAGCAGACCCGTGCTTGA